Proteins encoded within one genomic window of Nonomuraea gerenzanensis:
- a CDS encoding SDR family oxidoreductase: MNVLITGGASGLGLATAEAVEKEGWKALVVDVREPDQRFEHVTADLSDRAQAERAVRELAERAGGLDAVVTAAGIDACGRLEDVPADDWERVIKVNLLGTASIVRAALPYLKHTRGKVVTCASTLGLRPLSDASAYSASKFGVVGFTRGLAIETRGEIGVTLLIPGGMRTGFFDGRPEQYKPGPEAGLNDPADVAQAVVFALRQPAGCEVRELVVCPSTETSWP, encoded by the coding sequence GTGAACGTATTGATCACCGGGGGCGCGTCCGGGCTCGGCCTGGCCACCGCCGAAGCAGTGGAGAAGGAGGGCTGGAAGGCGCTCGTCGTGGACGTCCGCGAGCCCGACCAGCGATTCGAACACGTGACGGCGGACCTGTCCGACCGGGCTCAGGCCGAGCGCGCGGTGCGCGAGCTGGCCGAGCGGGCCGGCGGCCTGGACGCCGTCGTGACGGCCGCCGGCATCGACGCGTGCGGCCGCCTGGAGGACGTGCCCGCCGACGACTGGGAGCGGGTCATCAAGGTGAACCTGCTGGGCACGGCCTCGATCGTGCGGGCGGCGCTGCCGTACCTGAAGCACACCCGGGGCAAGGTCGTCACCTGCGCCTCGACGCTGGGGCTGCGGCCGCTCAGCGACGCGTCGGCGTACTCGGCCTCGAAGTTCGGCGTCGTCGGATTCACCAGGGGGCTGGCGATCGAGACGCGCGGGGAGATCGGGGTGACCCTGCTGATCCCCGGCGGCATGCGCACGGGCTTCTTCGACGGCCGGCCCGAGCAGTACAAGCCGGGCCCGGAGGCCGGGCTGAACGATCCGGCCGACGTGGCCCAGGCCGTCGTCTTCGCGCTGCGGCAGCCGGCCGGATGCGAGGTGAGAGAGCTGGTCGTCTGCCCGTCCACGGAGACGTCATGGCCCTAG
- a CDS encoding glycosyltransferase family 9 protein — MALEILVLRGLGLGDLLTAVPALRSLRQAFPEHRITLAAPRYLSALLPLTCAVDGQVDVSGPGPVPMDELPFEHPDIAVNLHGRGPQSIEALRRTEPGRLISFGTGPAWEEHVHEVRRWCDLLEWHGIPADPGDLTLGISDRTGPVIVHPGAAYPARRWPPERFAEVAAALDDVIVTGNAEEVPIARRVAELAGLPPERVLAGRTCMADLIDLVSRAKLVVCGDTGVAHLATAFCVPSVVLFGPVSPQLWGPPPGWRHVALWAGQQGDPHGQRPDPGLLKIEVSEVVDAAMEVIS; from the coding sequence ATGGCCCTAGAGATCCTCGTGCTGCGCGGGCTCGGCCTGGGCGACCTGCTCACGGCCGTGCCCGCCCTGCGGTCACTGCGCCAGGCCTTTCCCGAGCACCGGATCACGCTGGCCGCGCCGCGCTACCTGTCCGCCCTGCTGCCGCTGACCTGCGCGGTGGACGGCCAGGTGGACGTGTCGGGGCCGGGCCCCGTACCGATGGACGAGCTGCCCTTCGAGCACCCGGACATCGCGGTCAACCTGCACGGGCGGGGGCCGCAGAGCATCGAGGCGCTGCGCCGCACGGAGCCGGGCCGGCTGATCAGCTTCGGCACCGGCCCCGCGTGGGAGGAGCACGTGCACGAGGTGCGGCGCTGGTGCGACCTGCTGGAGTGGCACGGCATCCCCGCCGATCCCGGCGATCTGACGCTGGGCATCTCCGACCGTACGGGGCCGGTGATCGTGCATCCGGGCGCGGCCTATCCGGCGCGGCGCTGGCCGCCCGAGCGGTTCGCCGAGGTGGCGGCGGCCCTGGACGACGTGATCGTCACGGGGAACGCGGAGGAGGTGCCGATCGCGCGCCGGGTCGCCGAGCTGGCCGGGCTGCCCCCCGAGCGGGTGCTGGCAGGCCGCACCTGCATGGCCGACCTGATCGACCTGGTCAGCAGGGCGAAGCTGGTGGTCTGCGGCGACACCGGCGTGGCCCACCTGGCGACGGCGTTCTGCGTGCCGTCGGTGGTCCTGTTCGGGCCGGTCTCGCCCCAGCTGTGGGGCCCGCCGCCCGGCTGGCGTCACGTCGCGCTGTGGGCGGGGCAGCAGGGCGACCCGCACGGCCAGCGGCCCGATCCCGGGCTGCTGAAGATCGAGGTTTCCGAAGTCGTCGACGCTGCCATGGAGGTCATCTCATGA
- a CDS encoding UDP-glucuronic acid decarboxylase family protein, whose translation MRALVTGGAGFLGSYLCERLLNEGAEVVCMDSFLTGGPRNVEHLLERPEFRLIECDLTGYVHVPDRLDLVLHFASAASPADYLRYPIETLRVGSVGTLHALGLAREKGARFVLASTSEVYGDPLEHPQKETYWGNVNPVGPRSVYDEAKRFAESLTTAYRQSRATDTGIVRIFNTYGPRMRPFDGRAIPTFIRQALTGEPITITGDGSQTRSICYVDDTVSGILAMARSDFAGPVNIGNPDELTMLELATLIKELTGTSSEIRFIDRPADDPKVRRPDTSLAAERLGWRAQVPAAEGLRRTIEWFSTELAAIEQLERLQV comes from the coding sequence ATGAGGGCTCTGGTCACCGGAGGCGCCGGCTTCCTCGGCTCCTACCTGTGCGAGCGGCTGCTGAACGAGGGTGCGGAGGTCGTCTGCATGGACAGCTTCCTCACCGGCGGGCCGCGCAACGTGGAACATCTGCTGGAGCGACCCGAGTTCCGGCTCATCGAGTGCGATCTGACCGGATACGTGCACGTGCCCGACCGGCTGGATCTCGTGCTGCACTTCGCCTCGGCCGCCTCGCCGGCCGACTACCTGCGCTACCCGATCGAGACGCTGCGGGTCGGCAGCGTCGGCACGCTGCACGCGCTGGGGCTGGCCAGGGAGAAGGGCGCCAGGTTCGTGCTGGCCTCGACGAGCGAGGTGTACGGGGATCCGCTGGAGCATCCGCAGAAGGAGACGTACTGGGGCAACGTCAACCCGGTCGGGCCGCGCAGCGTGTACGACGAGGCCAAGCGCTTCGCCGAGTCGCTGACCACCGCGTACCGGCAGTCGCGCGCCACCGACACCGGGATCGTGCGCATCTTCAACACCTACGGCCCCCGGATGCGGCCCTTCGACGGCCGGGCGATCCCGACGTTCATCCGGCAGGCGCTGACCGGCGAGCCGATCACGATCACCGGCGACGGCTCGCAGACCCGCTCCATCTGCTACGTGGACGACACCGTGTCGGGCATCCTGGCCATGGCCCGCAGCGACTTCGCGGGGCCGGTGAACATCGGCAACCCCGACGAGCTGACCATGCTGGAGCTGGCCACGCTGATCAAGGAGCTGACCGGCACGTCGTCGGAGATCCGGTTCATCGACCGGCCGGCCGACGACCCGAAGGTGCGCCGGCCCGACACCTCGCTGGCCGCCGAGCGGCTGGGCTGGCGGGCGCAGGTGCCCGCCGCGGAGGGGCTGCGCCGCACGATCGAGTGGTTCTCCACGGAGCTGGCGGCGATCGAGCAGCTCGAACGCCTCCAGGTCTGA
- a CDS encoding NAD-dependent epimerase/dehydratase family protein, whose translation MILITGGLGFIGTHTTRALLDLGESCVLVQRRPAEVPAGFAAEAGERLFVEQADVTDEGALSAIGDRYEITGILHLAGSMPWPVGAYEPVEHTERALRGLLNLFRAARDWQVRRLGLASTIGVYAGVTADGPLREDLPLTMDAPHPIPRFKKIGELLAGHLDEVLGVETVSYRIGGIWGPLGHNPDPFFPAPQLVHAAARGTEPDLSALMTEARAGSGIDVCYVKDCGRALALLQTAGRLRHRTYNVASGRITTNGELIEAIRQHVPGARVELPEGRAPGPVDHPLDITRLREDTGFEPAYDTGRAVAEYVDWLRAGHER comes from the coding sequence ATGATTCTGATCACCGGTGGCCTCGGCTTCATCGGCACGCACACCACCCGTGCCCTGCTGGACCTCGGGGAGTCCTGCGTGCTCGTCCAGCGCCGACCCGCCGAGGTGCCCGCCGGCTTCGCGGCCGAGGCGGGGGAGCGGCTCTTCGTCGAGCAGGCCGACGTCACCGACGAGGGCGCCCTGTCCGCCATCGGCGACCGGTACGAGATCACTGGCATCCTGCACCTGGCCGGCTCCATGCCCTGGCCGGTGGGGGCGTACGAGCCGGTCGAGCACACCGAGCGGGCGCTGCGCGGCCTGCTCAACCTGTTCCGCGCGGCGCGCGACTGGCAGGTGCGCCGGCTCGGCCTGGCCAGCACGATCGGCGTGTACGCCGGCGTCACCGCCGACGGGCCCCTGCGCGAGGACCTGCCGCTGACGATGGACGCCCCGCACCCGATCCCCCGGTTCAAGAAGATCGGCGAGCTGCTGGCCGGTCACCTGGACGAGGTGCTCGGCGTCGAGACGGTCAGCTACCGCATCGGCGGCATCTGGGGGCCGCTCGGGCACAACCCGGACCCGTTCTTCCCCGCGCCGCAGCTCGTGCACGCCGCCGCCCGCGGCACCGAGCCCGATCTGTCCGCGCTGATGACCGAGGCGCGCGCGGGGAGCGGGATCGACGTGTGCTACGTCAAGGACTGCGGGCGGGCGCTGGCGCTGCTGCAGACGGCCGGGCGGCTGCGGCACCGCACGTACAACGTGGCCTCGGGGCGGATCACCACCAACGGCGAGCTGATCGAGGCGATCAGGCAGCATGTCCCCGGCGCCCGCGTGGAGCTGCCGGAGGGGCGCGCGCCCGGCCCGGTCGACCACCCGCTCGACATCACCCGGCTGCGCGAGGACACCGGCTTCGAGCCCGCCTACGACACCGGGCGGGCGGTCGCCGAGTACGTGGACTGGCTGCGCGCGGGCCACGAGCGCTAG
- the mshC gene encoding cysteine--1-D-myo-inosityl 2-amino-2-deoxy-alpha-D-glucopyranoside ligase, with protein MRSWSAQNVPKLPGESIPLSLYDTSAKQVRQTDPGPTARMYVCGITPYDATHLGHANTYHAFDLVGRVWRDAGHEVHYTQNATDVDDPLLERAAQTGVDWQDLAEREIELFRGDMEALRIMPPREYVGVTEVVGRVAGLIARLAAKGVTYDLDGDVYFSVADAPKFGQVSGYGEQEMLALFAERGGDPERPGKRHPLDWLLWRAERPGEPAWDSPLGRGRPGWHIECTAIALDHLGAGYDVAGGGSDLIFPHHECGASEGHAATGEWPFAKFYTHAGMVALDGEKMSKSKGNLVFVSKLRREHDPMAIRLVLLAHHYRTDWEYVPDMMARAEQRLATWRSAAALPVGPPADELLAKVRERLADDLDSPGALAAVDAWAEQALAGGGRDESAPGLVRDLADALLGIDLR; from the coding sequence ATGAGATCGTGGTCTGCCCAGAACGTTCCCAAACTCCCAGGTGAGAGCATTCCGCTCAGTCTCTACGACACCTCGGCCAAGCAGGTGCGGCAGACCGACCCCGGTCCCACCGCCAGGATGTACGTCTGCGGCATCACCCCGTACGACGCCACCCACCTCGGCCACGCCAACACCTACCACGCCTTCGACCTCGTCGGCCGGGTGTGGCGCGACGCGGGCCACGAGGTGCACTACACGCAGAACGCCACCGACGTGGACGACCCGCTGCTGGAGCGGGCCGCCCAGACCGGCGTCGACTGGCAGGACCTGGCCGAGCGGGAGATCGAGCTGTTCCGCGGCGACATGGAGGCGCTGCGGATCATGCCGCCCCGCGAGTACGTCGGCGTCACCGAGGTCGTCGGCCGGGTGGCGGGCCTGATCGCCAGGCTGGCCGCCAAGGGCGTCACCTACGACCTCGACGGCGACGTCTACTTCAGCGTGGCCGACGCCCCCAAGTTCGGCCAGGTGTCCGGCTACGGCGAGCAGGAGATGCTGGCCCTGTTCGCCGAGCGCGGCGGCGACCCCGAGCGGCCGGGCAAGCGCCACCCGCTCGACTGGCTGCTGTGGCGGGCCGAGCGGCCGGGCGAGCCGGCCTGGGACTCGCCGCTGGGCCGGGGCCGCCCGGGCTGGCACATCGAGTGCACCGCGATCGCCCTCGACCACCTGGGCGCCGGCTACGACGTGGCGGGCGGCGGCTCCGACCTGATCTTCCCGCACCACGAGTGCGGCGCCTCCGAGGGGCACGCCGCGACCGGCGAGTGGCCGTTCGCCAAGTTCTACACGCACGCCGGCATGGTGGCGCTCGACGGCGAGAAGATGTCGAAGTCCAAGGGCAACCTGGTCTTCGTCTCCAAGCTGCGCCGCGAGCACGACCCGATGGCGATCAGGCTCGTGCTGCTGGCCCACCACTACCGGACCGACTGGGAGTACGTGCCCGACATGATGGCGCGGGCCGAGCAGCGGCTGGCCACGTGGCGCTCGGCCGCCGCCCTGCCGGTGGGGCCGCCCGCCGACGAGCTGCTGGCGAAGGTGCGCGAGCGGCTGGCCGACGACCTCGACTCACCCGGCGCGCTGGCCGCCGTGGACGCCTGGGCCGAGCAGGCCCTCGCCGGCGGCGGCCGCGACGAGTCGGCCCCCGGCCTCGTCCGCGACCTGGCCGACGCCCTGCTGGGGATCGACCTGCGCTGA
- a CDS encoding NRDE family protein, translating into MCTLIVRTGRRLSLMGVRDELTDRPWEGPAEHWPEYPGVLGGRDLKAGGTWLAVNPAGRRAAALLNGRGRAADERTRVSRGDLALRAAYTGELPAEAGLRDYDPFHLVLAGLSRVRLLSWDGERAAVSDLPQGTSMVVNTGLDPESERVVAYLPRFRDSERWGELIKAEPSADPGALIVRHELPDGRIFASLSVMEVAIAQEGVTYDFTDLTADRDG; encoded by the coding sequence ATGTGCACGCTGATCGTGAGAACCGGGCGGCGGCTGAGCCTCATGGGCGTCAGGGACGAGCTCACCGACCGGCCCTGGGAGGGGCCGGCGGAGCACTGGCCGGAGTACCCGGGCGTGCTCGGTGGGCGTGACCTGAAGGCCGGCGGCACCTGGCTGGCGGTCAACCCGGCGGGCCGCCGCGCCGCGGCGCTGCTCAACGGCCGCGGCAGGGCCGCCGACGAGAGGACCAGGGTCTCGCGGGGCGACCTGGCGCTGCGGGCGGCGTACACGGGGGAGCTCCCCGCCGAGGCCGGCCTGCGCGACTACGACCCCTTCCACCTCGTCCTGGCCGGCCTGTCGCGGGTGCGGCTGCTGAGCTGGGACGGCGAGCGGGCGGCCGTGTCGGACCTGCCCCAGGGCACCAGCATGGTCGTCAACACCGGCTTGGACCCCGAGAGCGAGCGGGTCGTGGCGTACCTGCCCCGCTTCAGGGACTCCGAGCGATGGGGCGAGCTGATCAAGGCCGAGCCGTCCGCCGACCCCGGCGCGCTCATCGTCAGGCACGAGCTGCCCGACGGCCGGATCTTCGCCTCCCTGTCGGTGATGGAGGTCGCGATCGCGCAGGAGGGCGTGACCTACGACTTCACCGACCTGACCGCTGATCGGGACGGATAG
- a CDS encoding SCO1664 family protein, giving the protein MTAPESEPAIKPPSPPPSLHDEEALALLRDGTLEVAGRLVEATNMTLYCSVKLGERSAACVYKPVRGERPLWDFPDGTLAAREVAAFEVSQATGWRIVPPTVYRDGPFGPGMCQLWIDTEREIDLMRLVKSRNPVVRRMAVFDAVVNNADRKGGHLLPLPTGHVYGVDHGVCFSVEDKLRTVLWQWRGKPLAREAVAVLAKLERDIESGSLGRRLRELLTLAEVEATWQRVRRLLDTGVHPYPSEGWPAIPWPPI; this is encoded by the coding sequence ATGACCGCTCCCGAGAGCGAACCGGCCATCAAGCCCCCCTCCCCACCGCCGTCCCTGCATGACGAGGAGGCGCTCGCGCTGCTGCGCGACGGCACGCTGGAGGTCGCCGGTCGCCTCGTCGAGGCGACCAACATGACGCTCTACTGCTCGGTCAAGCTGGGCGAGCGGTCGGCCGCCTGTGTCTACAAGCCCGTACGCGGCGAGCGCCCCCTGTGGGACTTCCCCGACGGCACCCTCGCAGCCCGTGAGGTGGCCGCCTTCGAGGTCTCCCAGGCCACCGGCTGGCGCATCGTCCCGCCCACCGTCTACCGCGACGGCCCCTTCGGCCCCGGCATGTGCCAGCTCTGGATCGACACCGAGCGCGAGATCGACCTCATGCGGCTGGTCAAGAGCCGCAACCCGGTCGTGCGGCGGATGGCGGTCTTCGACGCGGTGGTCAACAACGCCGACCGCAAGGGCGGTCACCTGCTGCCGCTGCCCACGGGCCACGTGTACGGCGTCGACCACGGCGTGTGCTTCTCGGTGGAGGACAAACTCCGCACGGTCCTGTGGCAGTGGCGCGGCAAGCCGCTGGCCCGCGAGGCGGTGGCGGTGCTGGCCAAGCTGGAGCGCGACATCGAGTCGGGCTCGCTCGGGCGCAGGCTGCGCGAGCTGCTCACGCTGGCGGAGGTGGAGGCCACCTGGCAGCGGGTCAGGCGGCTGCTCGACACCGGCGTGCATCCGTACCCGTCAGAGGGCTGGCCGGCCATACCCTGGCCCCCCATCTGA
- a CDS encoding DUF3090 domain-containing protein, translating to MPVFDYDPPERFVAGALGQPGARIFFLQARAEGRLTTVALEKLQVAALAGRLDELLDEVLRLSGGTAQVPALAPADLADDAPLDTPVAEDFRVGTMALTWDAEKSQVVIEAQEVIDEDDLDTPDPAVLRVRISAGAARAFTRRALQIVAAGRPPCPLCGQPLDAAGHVCVRLNGYRGGEAAS from the coding sequence ATGCCGGTCTTCGACTACGACCCACCAGAGAGGTTCGTCGCCGGTGCCCTGGGGCAGCCGGGCGCACGGATCTTTTTTCTGCAGGCCAGGGCCGAGGGCAGACTGACCACGGTGGCGCTGGAGAAATTGCAGGTCGCCGCACTCGCGGGCAGGCTCGACGAGCTGCTCGACGAGGTGCTGCGGCTCAGCGGGGGCACCGCCCAGGTGCCCGCACTGGCCCCGGCCGACCTGGCCGACGACGCTCCTCTCGACACGCCGGTCGCGGAGGACTTCCGCGTCGGCACCATGGCGCTGACCTGGGACGCCGAGAAGTCGCAGGTGGTGATAGAGGCGCAGGAGGTCATCGACGAGGACGATCTCGACACCCCTGACCCCGCGGTGCTGCGCGTGCGCATCAGCGCCGGCGCCGCCCGCGCCTTCACCCGGCGAGCCCTGCAGATCGTCGCGGCGGGCAGGCCGCCGTGCCCCCTGTGCGGGCAGCCGCTCGACGCCGCCGGTCACGTCTGTGTCCGTCTCAACGGCTACCGCGGGGGTGAGGCGGCTTCATGA
- a CDS encoding MSMEG_4193 family putative phosphomutase, translated as MTTLLLARHGLTDLTGPVLAGRTPGVHLSEAGRAQAAALAGRVAGVRLDAIVSSPLERCRETAQAVAEGRGMEVRVDDRLIECGYGEWTGRPLTELAKEPLWQVVQAHPSAATFPEGESLAGMQHRAVAAIREWNRTLGSKAVYLACSHGDVIKAIVADALGLHLDQFQRITADPAALTVIRYAPLRPFVLRLNDMGELRLPEDSEEKDGGENITGSDAAVGGGPGTT; from the coding sequence ATGACCACGCTGCTTCTGGCCCGGCATGGGCTGACGGACCTCACCGGGCCGGTGCTGGCCGGCCGCACCCCGGGAGTGCATCTGAGCGAGGCGGGCAGGGCGCAGGCCGCCGCGCTCGCCGGGCGCGTCGCTGGCGTCAGGCTCGATGCCATTGTCTCCAGTCCGCTGGAGCGCTGCCGGGAAACGGCGCAAGCGGTCGCGGAAGGGCGCGGGATGGAGGTGCGCGTCGACGACCGGCTGATCGAGTGCGGTTACGGGGAGTGGACGGGCAGGCCGCTGACCGAGCTCGCCAAGGAGCCGTTGTGGCAGGTCGTGCAGGCGCATCCGAGCGCGGCGACCTTCCCGGAGGGGGAGTCGCTGGCCGGGATGCAACACAGGGCCGTCGCGGCGATCAGGGAGTGGAATCGCACCCTGGGGAGTAAGGCTGTCTACCTGGCGTGCAGCCACGGCGACGTGATCAAGGCGATCGTCGCGGACGCCCTGGGCCTCCACCTCGATCAGTTTCAGCGGATAACGGCTGATCCGGCGGCCCTCACCGTCATTCGCTATGCCCCCTTGCGCCCCTTTGTTCTCAGGCTCAACGATATGGGGGAATTGCGGCTTCCTGAGGATTCGGAGGAGAAAGACGGGGGAGAAAACATCACCGGGAGCGATGCCGCCGTCGGCGGCGGACCCGGAACCACGTAA
- a CDS encoding aldo/keto reductase gives MEQRYVGHSGLSVSRLGLGTMTWGRDTDADEAAAQLRTFMDAGGTLVDTADVYTGGDAERLLGRMLRDSVPRSELVVSTKAVVTPAGRRPRDASRRHLIAAVDDSLNRLGLDYVDLWQLHTYDAEVPLEETLAALDAIVSSGRAVYAGVCDYTGWQLAAAAVTQRTVPGRIPITSAQAEYSLLAREPERELLPAAAHLGVGVLAWSPLGRGVLTGKYRTGVPADSRAATPHFADFVRPYLDERSRRVVESVMTAADGLGVSPLAVALSWVRDQPCVASAIVGARTHAQLKGVLPAEDVVLPIEIREALDDVSSLD, from the coding sequence ATGGAGCAGCGCTATGTCGGCCACAGCGGCCTGTCGGTGTCCCGGCTGGGGCTCGGCACGATGACCTGGGGTCGTGACACCGACGCGGACGAGGCCGCCGCCCAGCTCCGCACGTTCATGGACGCGGGCGGCACCCTGGTCGACACGGCCGACGTCTACACCGGCGGCGACGCCGAGCGGCTGCTGGGGCGGATGCTGCGCGACTCGGTGCCCCGCTCGGAGCTGGTCGTCTCCACCAAGGCCGTGGTCACGCCGGCGGGCCGCCGCCCGCGCGACGCCTCCAGGCGCCACCTGATCGCCGCGGTCGACGACTCACTCAACCGGCTCGGCCTCGACTACGTCGACCTGTGGCAGCTGCACACCTACGACGCCGAGGTGCCGCTGGAGGAGACCCTGGCCGCGCTCGACGCGATCGTCTCCTCCGGGCGCGCGGTCTACGCGGGCGTCTGCGACTACACCGGCTGGCAGCTCGCCGCCGCCGCCGTGACCCAGAGGACGGTGCCGGGCCGCATCCCCATCACCTCGGCCCAGGCCGAGTACTCCCTGCTGGCCCGCGAGCCGGAGCGCGAGCTGCTGCCCGCCGCCGCGCACCTGGGGGTGGGCGTGCTGGCCTGGTCGCCGCTGGGGCGCGGGGTGCTGACGGGCAAGTACCGCACCGGCGTCCCCGCCGACTCGCGCGCCGCGACCCCGCACTTCGCCGACTTCGTCCGGCCCTACCTGGACGAGCGCAGCCGGCGCGTCGTGGAGTCCGTCATGACCGCCGCCGACGGTCTCGGCGTGTCGCCCCTGGCCGTGGCGCTGTCCTGGGTGCGGGACCAGCCCTGCGTGGCCTCGGCCATCGTGGGGGCGCGTACGCACGCGCAGCTGAAGGGCGTGCTGCCCGCCGAGGACGTCGTGCTGCCGATAGAGATCCGCGAGGCCCTCGATGACGTGTCGTCCCTCGACTGA
- a CDS encoding STAS domain-containing protein has product MAERKDVPDFQRTWAVIALGGSLDEATVDQVEREIQQLGGAGARLIVDVSELHFLDDFGVDMLVLLAHHMHRQGGLMALTDRRGHMRQILGEAGLEGLLPLFGTVAEAMRGLEG; this is encoded by the coding sequence GTGGCAGAACGCAAGGACGTTCCGGACTTCCAACGCACCTGGGCGGTCATCGCTCTGGGCGGAAGCCTCGACGAGGCCACCGTGGACCAGGTGGAGCGGGAGATCCAGCAACTGGGCGGCGCAGGTGCCCGCCTCATCGTCGACGTCAGCGAGCTGCACTTCCTCGACGACTTCGGCGTGGACATGCTGGTGCTCCTGGCTCACCACATGCACCGGCAGGGCGGGCTGATGGCCCTGACCGACCGGCGCGGCCACATGCGTCAGATCCTCGGTGAGGCCGGCCTGGAAGGACTGCTGCCGCTCTTCGGCACCGTGGCCGAGGCCATGCGCGGCCTGGAAGGCTGA
- a CDS encoding cobalamin B12-binding domain-containing protein — MADNLETLTGKIWTSALDGDDHGAADAALAALGDGLPVEDLLLNVVAPIQRQVGDAWAANEVTVAQEHIVTAVSERVLAAAARHPAARARHVGVKGRAAVACVDGEWHAFPARLLAEVLRLDGWRVDYLGPHVPTPFLPIHVREAEVDVVLLSASLPTRLPAAHEAIAACRETGRPVLAGGAAFGGDGRYARLLGADGWAPDARATAERLTAGPAPGETAYEGSNGGTGPAGQEHGHPTTPTGQEHGHPATAPDREYGHLTETAQELIDTVMWRLGERIPAMAAYDNRQLKHTREDIGHLIDFLAISLYVDDPTLYSRFLLWMAGILTARNVPEDTLFPALDLIATGLKGCPRARATVEHGQEALRREHGKDRPGHPF; from the coding sequence ATGGCGGACAACCTCGAAACCCTCACCGGCAAGATCTGGACCTCCGCCCTGGACGGAGACGACCACGGCGCCGCCGATGCCGCCCTGGCGGCGCTCGGCGACGGCCTGCCCGTGGAGGACCTGCTGCTGAACGTGGTGGCCCCCATCCAGCGGCAGGTCGGCGACGCCTGGGCCGCCAACGAGGTGACCGTCGCCCAGGAGCACATCGTGACCGCCGTCAGCGAGCGGGTGCTGGCCGCCGCCGCCCGGCATCCGGCCGCGCGGGCGCGGCACGTGGGCGTCAAGGGGCGGGCGGCGGTGGCGTGCGTGGACGGGGAGTGGCATGCGTTCCCCGCCCGGTTGCTGGCCGAGGTGCTGCGGCTGGACGGCTGGCGGGTGGATTACCTGGGGCCGCACGTGCCGACTCCGTTCCTGCCGATCCACGTGCGGGAGGCGGAGGTGGACGTGGTGCTGTTGTCGGCGTCGCTGCCCACGCGGCTGCCCGCCGCCCATGAGGCGATCGCGGCGTGCCGGGAGACGGGCAGGCCGGTGCTGGCGGGCGGGGCCGCCTTCGGCGGGGACGGCCGCTACGCGCGCCTGCTGGGCGCCGACGGCTGGGCGCCCGACGCGCGCGCCACGGCCGAGCGCCTGACCGCCGGCCCGGCGCCAGGGGAGACGGCATACGAGGGATCGAACGGCGGAACGGGCCCTGCCGGCCAGGAGCACGGCCACCCCACCACCCCGACCGGCCAGGAGCACGGCCATCCCGCCACCGCCCCCGACCGGGAGTACGGCCACCTCACGGAAACAGCCCAGGAACTGATCGACACCGTCATGTGGCGCCTGGGAGAGCGCATCCCCGCGATGGCCGCCTACGACAACCGGCAGCTCAAGCACACCCGCGAGGACATCGGCCACCTCATCGACTTCCTCGCCATCTCCCTCTACGTCGACGACCCCACCCTCTACTCCCGTTTCCTGCTGTGGATGGCAGGCATCCTCACCGCCAGGAACGTCCCCGAGGACACCCTGTTCCCAGCCCTCGACCTGATCGCCACGGGCCTGAAGGGCTGCCCGCGGGCGCGGGCCACCGTGGAGCACGGGCAGGAGGCGCTGCGCCGCGAGCACGGCAAGGACAGACCCGGCCACCCCTTCTGA